A stretch of DNA from Glycine max cultivar Williams 82 chromosome 18, Glycine_max_v4.0, whole genome shotgun sequence:
TCCTTTAACTTTTAAAGAACcatgtgaaaatatttttcattccaGATAAACTAGAATTCAGCATAAATCTTGTACAATACCACGTTACAAGTTTATTTCTCAAATAAGAACTAAGAGATAAGTATGTAATCCTTTCCATGCAGAGGCATGTTACAATTCTTACTGACCTTTTTTGAATCACCTCGGTAAACTTCTTTTGCTGCAGATCGATCAGGGACTTATTCCCCTTCAATTCCTTGCTGATTTGTTCATGCTATTTCTCTAAATGTTCCATGTCATGACTTAGATTAGAGTTCATAACCTTCAACTGTTGTAATTCTGAAGAGCATTAAGTGTAACTTGatcaaaaagaaatatgtagaGTAAACTCCAATGATATtctagaaagaaataaaatcacaTATACAAGCCTATATACATCAACAAATGCAGGAGAAACAAGTCTTAGTGTCACTAGATATGCAGGACCAGGCCTAGAATCCTAAAGAGGAGAAGAAACACAACATATAgtcatatatttttacttttacaatCAAATGCAAATGTAAATACTACTACTTATCAATCGTTTGAAAATACAAAGAAATTTTGTTTTCCTTCTAATGCATTTCTCGCAGCGTCTTTGAGTTGGCGTTTTAAACACATGTATCACATGATTTTCATGTCAAATATTATGTTGATGCAGAAGCTAAAAATTGTGGCTTCCGAAAATTCACATCAATTTCGGTTCAGAATCGTTTAGAAACACACACAGTGATTTCGTCTAtctcaaaatataatattatacttttgtgACATTACTGGTGCAACGTATCTCCCTGGTCCATCAAGTTCTAGATCATGTTCAACGAttcattatacttttttttccatttccaaCAGATTTCTTTGCCTGGAATCAATGTTCTGTGCTAGTCCAACCATGAGTTCACCCATAATAAGAGCTTTCTCCGCGTGCTTATGCTCCATATCCATAAATTTCTGATTCTGGTTCTGAATTTCCCTCTCAAGGCTCACAATAGCCTCGCTCTGTTTACTAGGACCTTCCTCTTCATGATCACAGTCTACCATTTTGCTACAGAAGGTCCCTGTGACTATTTTGATTATTTCTATTCCAAACCAAAGAACCTTGAAATGAATCAAATGTCAAACACTCAAACTGTTACAGTCTCGTGTCACaacttagagagaaaaaaaaacctcaaaTATTCatgaaaaagacaaaagacaagaGTGGATTGGtttagaaaagagagagaacctGTACTGTACTTTACTCTTTAGGGTGCACAGCGTAGCACTGTCTGTGTTGTAGATAAACTGAAAACAAAATGTAGAGACAAACTTGAACTCCAAGAGCTCTTTTAGCTTCCAAGTTCCACCATGCTACgggatcatttttttattttaaaataaccaaATTCGGTATGAAAGTGTGTTCCAATGACAAATTGATTCCCCGTATTTTTTTGTTacctgaaaatatctaaaactTCTTATTTGCACTCAATTAATTATTCTCCCACCAAGCCTACCAATTTTTGAACAAAATGATAGTTTCATGTTAAAATCAGAAATTGGACCTGGTTAAATAATATGTGTCGACTCACTTGTGTCAAAATTTTTGGTGTTGAATTATCATTTGGTTGGTAGAAAATACATAAACATGTAAAAGTAGATATAATAAATGAAGAtaggtgaaaaataaaatgaaaagaaaaatatttcgtttgaaaaaaaaaagataaagaaaaaataaataagtgaatAGAAATacgtaaaaagataaaatagtaataaagaattaaagatatacgagattcattttttttcttctgctaAATATACTCACTTTTTtcctacttatttttttttgtcttaataaaatacaggatgatgggaaaattgaaggggatgtgaatcatcgcattcaagcagaatggatgaaatggagaaaagcatcggagatgttatgtgatgcaaaggtaccgatcaagctaaagggaaagttttatcgtgcggtaagaccggcgattttgtacggaacagaatgttgggcagtcaagagccaacatgagaataaagtaggtgtagcggagatgaggatgttgcggtggatgtgtggtaagactcgacaggataaaattagaaacgaagctattagagagagggttggagtagcgcctattgtagagaagatggtggaaaatagacttaggtggtttaggcatgtagagagaagaccggtagactctgtagtgaggagagtagaccagatggagagaagacaaacaattagaGGCAGAGGaaaacccaaaaagactataagagaggttatcaaaaaggatctcgaacttaatgatttggatagaagtatagTACTtaatagaacattatggcggaaattgatccatgtagccgacctcacctagtgggataaggcgttgttgatgttgttgtcgtcgtcttaataaaatataatgcaaTTAAAAGCCGTCACTATTCATAAAATTAAGTTGTTGGAACCTGTAACTTAACGCCATCAATTCCAATTGGACAGGAAGGGTTGCAACGaagcatttttaaaaattaaggaactctattgaattttaaaaaaattaagagacataattaaacatttttaaataattaaggaaccaaataaataattaagtctatttcttccttctccaccCTATCCCCCCAAATCAAACTAgtgttcttttgttttttggtttctttttcttctttttgttttgtaatgGTAATACCCTTTTGTATTTTATTCATCATTTTCTGTATTTCCTTTACCctgtttttataatatatatttttcttcttaagtggcttaatttgatttaaaaactaGTAAAAGAAGGTTTAGAAATGGAAAGCGAGACAAACTAGTGTTtactcaaaattatttttttttcattaaataaaaatatcttaatctCATCTTGATTTAATGTTTCACATTAACACTTTATGTTTATTAGAGGAGATGAGATGAAATAATGTAAATGAAGTTAAGGGTGCGCTGTCAGACCCCTGAATTGATGCATTGTCTTGAAGTAGAGGAGAAaataaagttaagaaaaatgttagcTTTGTTTCCTGCTTCGAGCATGTTTAGAAAACATTATTTCTCAAGATTTCAGTTGTTTTTGTTGTAAAAAAGCTGTATGTAAAATAGACTGATTTAACTTGTGTGAAAATAATACAACAGACAGGTTTTTATATCTAACAATCGTCTTAATTGGATCAAGGTCGAGAGactgtaaaatataatttgcacCAAAATGACAATTACTCAAAGAaacatgttaaaattaaaaGCCAAATGATATAGTCATACAAGTttaacttcaatgtcttctgccaCACAAGATTACAAAGGCTTGTCATTATGAATGCAGTTTGCTTCTGGGCACATGCCCACAGGAGCTAAGTGCCAAGTAATGAAATAGCTTGACATTAtcgaaaaataacttaacctaAACAAAACCGCTAGGTTTGCTGCTCTCCCAATATGGACGCATGCACCAGGCTGCCATGCATAATTCTCTCCCCGAAACCAACATCAACCTTTCAGAAATACAATCCTTAGTTACATGGGCAATAATTGAAACGATAACACTAATCATATAAATAGGTGGGGGTtgtgaataatgaaaattaacCACTAATTTCTTGTTATCTATAATTAAGTAAGCCACATACCAATAgcttttaaaatctttttctttctatgaTCTAGCTATAGCTATAAAGTTTAAAAGACAAATGCAGTAACCTAATATACTTATAAACAAACCTTCACGTCATTCCCCTCTTGCGTTTAAGAACTTTCCATTGATTTGACAGAAATTGTACTCCTTCTTTCAGAGTTGCTCTCCTTCCTTGTTTATAGTTCCATAATACTGAGGTTAAGTATCGTCCACTAGGATTATGTTCATTTATTTCCAACAAAGCTTCCACCACTGCTTTATATGCCCCTTCACCCAAGTCATTTTTCAACCCATTCAGCTTTTCATCGTCATCTCTAATAATTTCCTGAAATGAAAAATGCATGAAGCTAGATTACAAAGTGCATAGAGtccattttaatataattatagactaaaatgaattaataacCCTTGTATACATCAAATTGTTATATTAGAATGATATTTGTCCTAAAGCAGTAGCAGAACAATTGAAGGGTGTACTTCTGTTCCTGCTTAAAACAAATGCTAGCAAGCAATACACTCTAATACACTATTTCTAGCACACTCCACCATTTGGTTAAATTTATGGGATGCCCACTAAATGATGCAAGTCCTATCCCCTATTCAATGACTGCTATTTACTATTTAGTGGGACTCATGAATTTTCACCCAATAGTGGAAATGTTAGAAAGCTTGTGTTATAGAGGAACAGAGGCAGTGTAATCCAATTAATTTTAAGGTGGCGTCCTGATTTTTCAAGTATCTCAGGATGTGTTAAGAACTGGAATCTGATACGAGTATTCCCTCTTCATTGATATTAATCTTTTATAAGTATCAGTGGAGGGATTACTGAGTGTGTCTCTCATTCTCTGATGctggaaaacagaaaaatacaaGGTAGAAGAAAATGCAACAGGTTTGTCAAAGGACCTGGTTCCTCCCACCTAACCTAATATCCCTCACCAATCCTTATCAGCATGGTATACACTTATGTTCTAGACTATCAGCATGATATTCACTTTATTTCACATTGTATTCTCCTTTATCAACCACCCCCTTCTTGTACAATACACTTAATAGGgatatatcaataaaatacaAGTTAAATACTCACCTCCCAGGCTCCCATAAGCACCATCATTTTCGTATTTGACCATAAGCACagttttttttgcaattttattttgctGTTCAAGCCTTCCAGGCTTACAAAATTACATGAAGAAAATGCAATTTCGGGGGATGGAAATGAGCCAGGCTAGGCAAGGCTAGGCCAATTTATCAGACTTGAGTGTCTATAAAATGGCCTGGCTTAAAAGGTTATTTAAAAGTTTGAAACATTAAAATTGGCTGCTATTCTTAGTTTCCACGTCATGCTTCCCCAATTAAGCAATAATCACCTATGACTCTTCTAGTTAGCACAAACCTTCCTCGACTCCATTAAACATCAGACCCTAAGGGTGTATTCTTGGGTTTCAGAGGGGAAGGGAGGCGAgagcaattttttatttttaattaaaagagtcatgtaatgtttataataatagataaaagaTTAGAACATTAGGTTTATGCCaatctattaatttatttttctcgtttttttaaataatcaatttagagaatatgtattaaaaaaaaaactgcccTCCCATCACCATCCAAAACCCCACTTCCGAACACACCCTAGAGTGAAAGGATCAATATAAAGAATACCCTTAGATAACACCAGGTGAAACTAGGAAGTATTACAGGTTCTTAAAGACAAATAGTGTTCCAATCCAGAGAATGGAGATCGTCAAAACATTTATTGTCTCATTAAGGAcaataaagataaataacaaaGTGAACCATGTTTGATTAAGAGTGACAGGCAATGAAGCACATAGACTTCAGGATAATTTCAGGAGACCTATAAATATGTTTAACATAGACAcaccttttcttttccttcaaccATGATAACTTTGAATGGATGCCAATCTGGGTCCTTTAGATATTCTTCCCACAATGAACACAGTTCTGAAGCTCTCTCTTCAGCATCCTCCTCATTATATCTTTGCTTCATTGCTTCAAGGAATGGTCTAGTATCAAGTTCCCCCATTCTCTTCAAACGAATATTTCCATGAGATTGCAACTCTTTAATGGCCTGCAAGTGAGAAAAGAAGATTACTAATAAATCTTGAAAGCAATATTAGACAGTTAAAAGTCCAAGAAAGCTTTAAAaattgcaacaacaaaaaaaatcagtacATAACACCCATGATAAAAGTAATGAAAATATAGGCAGAGAATATCCACACAATCATAGTTAGGACTCGTCTGGATAATCAAATGAgccattaaaaacatttaaattttattcaaatcacttTGCTACCTTGCTATGAATCATAAAAGGAAAAAGTGCAATGCTCtataaaaatgtaaattcaTAACTTATAACTTATGAGACCATGTGTGCATCAATTCATAAAACACTTTAAATGGGCAAGtaaaatcatcataaaaacaCTACCAGCCCTTGACCCAAGTGAAAGAATAGTTACACTCGACTGAACCTCATTGAGATGCTCTAGCAAATTCATTTGAAGAATTAGGAGGAAcacatatttgaaaaaaaacgcTTACATCAACCAATGCTTGTCGAGCTTCCTGCAACTCATCATTACTCTCACGCTCTTTAATGATTAGTGTTTGGTTCAATGCATCTAAGTCTTGAAGTGACTGCTCCTTGTCCCTTAAATCCTTTTGTAGTGTATCTACCTTATTCAGAATTTCTGCATCTTCGTCATCTTCCATGTGCTTCAGCACACTTAATGAACCTTTTAATTGCTGAATCTCCAACTCCAGCTCTTGTTTCATATCAAGTTGTTTTTGAAGCTGAATGATTTTAGCATGGAGTTGTTCTTTTTGCCtctgtataaaatataaatagcaTTAATACTTATACTATGTCATTCTGGTGCTGATGAGGACACTTTTGGTTACTAACAAAGCAAAAAATGGGCAACACACCTTTTGATCTTCAGCCAGTTTCATAACATTTTCATCAGCTTTCATTTGCTCTAAAGCAGCCATCTGAAGAGAGGTATTTTTCGATGCATTCTGCAAAACCAATAAATGTCAGCAGTGTTAAATAAAACCTTCCACAAGCTTCATGAGcagattataattttaaatgattttaaagaCACGGAAAAAAcagattatgtaaaaaaaaaattgatttacagTCCTTAAGCAAAATCCTTAATGAGAGTAAACAGAATTATGGAAAAACGGAAAACCAATGGCATGAAATGCTTTGGAATACAACTCTAGATTGATCACACTCTTGTCCCTTCTCACTCCCccaaatttccattttcatCCCAGAAATTAACATGTTTTGGATTCATGACCTTCAACAGCGTACACCTTAAATAAAAACCAGATTCATCAAATTCCCGGTGTTAACAGAATTCATTATCCACAAATTTaatggaaattttttttaaaccaatCATTTCATGATAATCAAgcccaataaataaaaatgggaAAACGATTGATCTTGGTAGCAGACTCCTACCTTGAAAGCTCTGAAACATCTATATATCAACCATAATAATCAATCAacctaaaacaataaatattatttcttcAATCTTAATTTCACAGGAATTTCAATCATAGTATACTACAGGAAATGCAGCAAAAAAACACTATACCTCCTCAATTTCTTCTGCcaacttttttctttcactttcgtTATGTGCCTCACGTTTTTCCAATTCAACTTTCCGTAACTCAAGCTCATTTTTGTGAGATTCCAGTTGCAATTTGAGCTTTTCATGGTCAGTAAAAATCCTTTGGAAGTGATCCCTGGCACTTGACTGTATTTTCTGTATCTCTGAAGAGAAGGAATCATACCATAAAACAATGTTGTTACAACAGATCAGcagcattttaaaataatagtcaaTTGTTAAGATATAAAATTGAATTACAACACAATATTctgaagaaaataatttagcAATGGCAAATCCTACGGTGCCAACGTCTACGATGATTCAATCAATGAATGGCTATTTGGTCCTAAGGCTCAATAAATATAGATACCTTCATTATAAGCTTGAATGAGTTTATCTTTATCCTTCATAACAAGGTTCATTTTATCTGTAGTCTCGTGGCATCTCacttctatctcttttaagtgCTTATTCTTGACCTGAATAATGTTAGTTAAATTCGAGACAAGTTTATCTTGCCTCCGAGCTTCTTCTTCCATAAGCTCGGATATGGTTTTGACATCACCCATCCTTCGCAGATGTTCTCCATAAATACTGTTCATCTTGTAGTCATCTGCCCGGGCAACCCATGCATAAAGACCAGACTTCTGCCCAGAATTAGTAAACCAATCCTTTTTACCATGATGATCTAATTCGTATGCTCTTTCAAATGCCAATGCATTATGTAAGCCTGGCCAGTTTTTATTGAATTCCACAAGAGCAGTTCCAGAGTGACCCCGGAAATTCCACAAAGGATTAACTCGCACTGGATTGAAACCCCTGCTTCTGTACTCATCCCTCAGCCTAGAACCACTCTCACCAACACAGCGTCCATCTTCTGTCCGTCTAGTTGGAATATTAACTACAACTCCAATCCAAGGCCACACAAACTGATCATTAGAATTAACAGAAGGATCACTTTCATCTTCCGGTTTTGAATCATTTGATGGAACATCTACATTCATGAGATcctttttcaaatatttcaCTAAAGCCAAATGATTAGCCTTGTCTCTTGCTTTTCTCTTTTGTGAACTACTCTGACCCACCCCAGAAGCATGTTGAAGGAGCTCCTTGTATAAATAATCCTGCTTTCTCTTTTTAGGGCAGTAGGGGCAAGTGAAAGTCTTGCCCGATGTTCTCACATCCTGACTTCCATTTTTCAGTTCTTCATAGGATTTATCTTCATACTCACTAATTTCAGATTCACTAATATCAGTATCCTCATCAGAGCAGCTGTGAGCCATTACAGTTCCTGCAaggcttattattattattattattattattattattattattattattacaccaCCTGAAAGATAAATGTAGTGTTAGAACTGACTGTTGTTCTGTTGCAGTGCAGACAAATTTCATTAAGTATCGCATTCAGAACCAGGGAAAAGCACTAAACTCGAACAGAAATTTTATTACAATCATTTCATCTAACCAAATCCTCCAATActagaaaaataagaaactatAAGGTTCCTACAATGTGAAACTGGAACTGCACACTATTAAACAGATCAAACATGAACACAAACACACAGAGCCTGCGGGAACCACCacaaataaagtaataaatacAATGTAATAAAGAAATGCAAATAGC
This window harbors:
- the LOC102665742 gene encoding kinesin-like protein KIF20B, which produces MAHSCSDEDTDISESEISEYEDKSYEELKNGSQDVRTSGKTFTCPYCPKKRKQDYLYKELLQHASGVGQSSSQKRKARDKANHLALVKYLKKDLMNVDVPSNDSKPEDESDPSVNSNDQFVWPWIGVVVNIPTRRTEDGRCVGESGSRLRDEYRSRGFNPVRVNPLWNFRGHSGTALVEFNKNWPGLHNALAFERAYELDHHGKKDWFTNSGQKSGLYAWVARADDYKMNSIYGEHLRRMGDVKTISELMEEEARRQDKLVSNLTNIIQVKNKHLKEIEVRCHETTDKMNLVMKDKDKLIQAYNEEIQKIQSSARDHFQRIFTDHEKLKLQLESHKNELELRKVELEKREAHNESERKKLAEEIEENASKNTSLQMAALEQMKADENVMKLAEDQKRQKEQLHAKIIQLQKQLDMKQELELEIQQLKGSLSVLKHMEDDEDAEILNKVDTLQKDLRDKEQSLQDLDALNQTLIIKERESNDELQEARQALVDAIKELQSHGNIRLKRMGELDTRPFLEAMKQRYNEEDAEERASELCSLWEEYLKDPDWHPFKVIMVEGKEKEIIRDDDEKLNGLKNDLGEGAYKAVVEALLEINEHNPSGRYLTSVLWNYKQGRRATLKEGVQFLSNQWKVLKRKRGMTVLWFGIEIIKIVTGTFCSKMVDCDHEEEGPSKQSEAIVSLEREIQNQNQKFMDMEHKHAEKALIMGELMVGLAQNIDSRQRNLLEMEKKDSRPGPAYLVTLRLVSPAFVDHVMEITSLHIAAVKQQNDYENALKLGDDLKEQVKQLNAKFIEKEYQLTRKRELELEYDKVVSLLLSQETLKQTEWKDKMKNNYLMAAAVKQTKAERNVIKGWPSKEKRKELKSLLLHPSVWESESLLEEERQKMAELVLELKAENESLKAKNKELENWSAKMELHKCEICVEMCKHSYKCKEALSKQRMVIESLQREIEFKNHKLMEMEHKHSETLTSVRRLIVGLVENINCKERSLLQMECKHSESLNMVQKLMNERDKLQERCHQDLQLTKVTNANMNHDMECLKKDDGQIIKELEESKALHDLQQNFIEEIEKLKTELGDQSHVRSGGDLNTQISTFRNKLKDKMEYLDHVETLYSSLVVKENQYRQELHDAREESIKSLRGMFRGRSQLGIKRMGELDPKPFQHLCLQKYSDEQWQEKSAKLCSAWEENLKDPTWHPFNKIEVNGILQETLDENDEKLKGLRSECGEAVYQAVTNALMEIEEYNSSGRYAIAEIWNWKEGRKATLKEIVQHIIRQLNSHKRKRK